Proteins from a genomic interval of Trueperaceae bacterium:
- a CDS encoding LUD domain-containing protein, whose amino-acid sequence VVRVRAADVAEVLASTLTRRRADAVVVPRGTPDAWGAAFEGRTTIRDDAPYADLDAADATVSGCAVAVAETGTIALDGGPGMGRRAASLVPDVHLCIVRAAQVVELLPEAQARLHDAAAAGAPITWISGPSATSDVELERVAGVHGPRTLVVLLVGDA is encoded by the coding sequence CGTCGTCCGCGTCCGCGCGGCGGACGTCGCGGAGGTCCTGGCGTCGACCCTGACTCGCCGCCGCGCCGACGCCGTCGTCGTGCCGCGCGGTACGCCGGACGCCTGGGGGGCGGCGTTCGAGGGGCGCACGACGATCCGCGACGACGCGCCCTACGCGGACCTCGACGCCGCCGACGCGACGGTGTCGGGGTGCGCCGTCGCGGTCGCGGAGACCGGCACGATCGCCCTCGACGGGGGGCCCGGCATGGGGCGCCGCGCCGCGTCGCTGGTGCCCGACGTACACCTGTGCATCGTCCGCGCCGCTCAGGTGGTGGAGCTGCTGCCCGAGGCGCAGGCCCGCCTGCACGACGCGGCGGCGGCGGGCGCCCCGATCACGTGGATCAGCGGACCGAGCGCCACGAGCGACGTCGAACTCGAGCGGGTCGCGGGCGTCCACGGGCCCCGCACCCTCGTCGTGCTGCTCGTGGGGGACGCCTAG
- a CDS encoding DUF5668 domain-containing protein gives MNETRSTRWLPWALIAAGVLAAARQLGWIDAGFLFDLISLWPLLLIAVGADLILRGRGRGLVIVATLAAAALLLSVPGSWAGGTVRTEDVSVPRDGAREAHVELRHGVGDLRLAAAAPDAAALIEGTATLPDGARLRREVERDGPHLEVALIMDAAGARAWRGAGRRGLDLRLAREVALDLDVEAGVGRSVLDLRDATLRSLDLDAGVGEVRLDLPATGTYVADVEAGVGEVVVRVPRDLPVVLELERGLGRVEVDGDWRDVGATFRSAATDDAPEGAWARLSVEGGVGSVTVRQVE, from the coding sequence GTGAACGAAACCCGAAGCACCCGCTGGCTGCCCTGGGCGTTGATCGCGGCCGGCGTTCTGGCCGCCGCACGGCAACTGGGGTGGATCGACGCGGGGTTCCTGTTCGACCTGATCTCCCTCTGGCCGCTCCTCCTCATCGCGGTCGGCGCGGACCTGATCCTGCGGGGGCGGGGGCGCGGCCTGGTGATCGTGGCGACCCTCGCCGCGGCTGCGCTCCTCCTGAGCGTCCCCGGCTCCTGGGCGGGGGGCACGGTCCGCACCGAGGACGTCTCCGTCCCCCGCGACGGCGCGAGGGAGGCGCACGTCGAGTTGCGGCACGGGGTGGGCGACCTGCGCCTCGCCGCCGCCGCACCGGACGCCGCGGCGCTGATCGAGGGCACCGCCACGCTGCCCGACGGGGCCCGCCTCCGGCGGGAGGTCGAGCGCGACGGTCCCCACCTCGAGGTGGCGTTGATCATGGACGCCGCCGGCGCCCGCGCCTGGCGGGGCGCGGGGCGGCGCGGCCTCGACCTCCGCCTCGCCCGCGAGGTGGCGCTCGACCTCGACGTCGAGGCGGGCGTCGGGCGGTCGGTCCTCGACCTGCGCGACGCGACCCTCCGCAGCCTCGACCTCGACGCCGGCGTCGGCGAGGTGCGCCTGGACCTGCCGGCCACCGGTACGTACGTCGCGGACGTCGAGGCGGGCGTCGGTGAGGTCGTCGTGCGCGTCCCCCGCGACCTTCCGGTCGTGCTCGAGCTGGAGCGCGGCCTCGGTCGCGTCGAGGTGGACGGCGACTGGCGGGACGTCGGGGCGACGTTCCGGAGCGCCGCGACCGACGACGCGCCGGAGGGCGCCTGGGCCCGCCTGAGCGTCGAGGGGGGCGTCGGGTCGGTGACGGTGCGGCAGGTCGAGTAG